In the Nicotiana tabacum cultivar K326 chromosome 16, ASM71507v2, whole genome shotgun sequence genome, one interval contains:
- the LOC107814899 gene encoding two-component response regulator ORR21-like (The RefSeq protein has 4 substitutions compared to this genomic sequence), translating into MASMSGDGATCKSEATDTFPVGLRVLVVDDDIVCLRILEQMLRKCKYSVTTCTQATVALNLLRERRGSFDVVLSDVHMPDMDGFKLLELVGLEMDLPIIMMSGDGRTNLVMRGVQHGACDYLIKPIRDEELKNIWQHVVRKKCSFSKEPEYSGSLDDNDRHKRGNDDAECASSVIEGADRVLKPQKKKRDAKEEDETEMENDDPTTAKKPRVVWSVELHQQFVSAVNQLGIDKAVPKRILELMNVPGLTRENVASHLQKFRLYLKRLSGVAQQQGGFPSTYCGPIEQNPKLGSLGRFDIQALAASGQIPPETLTALHAELLGRSSGNLVLPSVEQPDLLQASLQQAKCIPVDHVVAYGQPLMKCPPSITNPKLLSQPTMSAEDVHSGFGSWRAKNICMVPSSNLTGLAAPDSNMLMAMMQHQQQWQKQQQLEQQQKQSGLSEANHSINVKPSCLVLPSQSPGNFQVGDSPGSISQACSLSKSSIIDYRVLSPQSNNSSAVVQVLDRELKPACGLNRLSTAASFTPLVSACSVHADNSVGLQLHNSSSASGASKQLPGFVPNHLGFPVSCYSKPSQILDQGPTRNPGVGKAASIPSRFAVDESDSPMCNFSTAKVYTEDTKVKQEPNMNIMENAKVGPALFQNFPSGDLMSAFSD; encoded by the exons TTACCACTTGTACCCAAGCTACGGTGGCATTAAACCTATTACGGGAACGGAGGGGGTCTTTTGATGTTGTACTGAGTGATGTTCATATGCCTGATATGGATGGTTTTAAACTTCTTGAGCTTGTTGGGTTGGAAATGGACCTTCCAGTAATAA TGATGTCAGGTGATGGAAGAACCAACCTCGTCATGAGAGGAGTTCAACATGGGGCTTGTGATTATTTGATTAAGCCTATACGTGACGAGGAGCTAAAGAATATCTGGCAGCATGTTGTTAGGAAAAAATGTAGCTTCAGTAAAGAGCCTGAATATTCTGGCAGCTTGGATGATAATGATCGGCATAAACGAGGAAATGATGATGCTGAATGTGCTTCTTCTGTAATTGAAGGAGCAGATAgagtgctaaaaccacagaaaaagaaaagagatgcaaaagaggaagatgaaatggaaatggaaaatgatgacCCAACTACTGCAAAAAAGCCACGTGTAGTCTGGTCAGTGGAGCTTCATCAGCAATTTGTTAGTGCCGTCAACCAACTTGGGATTGATA AGGCTGTACCTAAGAGAATCCTTGAACTGATGAATGTTCCTGGTTTGACAAGAGAAAATGTGGCAAGCCATCTGCAG AAATTTAGGCTGTATTTGAAGAGGCTAAGTGGAGTAGCTCAGCAACAGGGTGGCTTCCCCAGTACCTACTGCGGGCCAATAGAACAGAATCCAAAACTTGGTTCACTAGGGAGATTTGACATTCAAGCACTGGCAGCCTCTGGTCAAATTCCTCCTGAAACTTTGACAGCTCTTCATGCCGAGCTTTTAGGTCGATCGTCAGGTAACCTGGTTTTACCATCAGTAGAGCAGCCGGATCTCCTACAAGCATCCCTGCAGCAAGCAAAGTGCATACCTGTTGATCATGTTGTGGCCTATGGTCAGCCTCTGATGAAATGCCCTCCCAGCATTACTAATCCTAAACTTCTTTCTCAACCTACGATGTCTGCTGAGGATGTTCATTCAGGATTTGGATCCTGGCGAGCAAAAAATATATGTATGGTTCCTAGCAGCAATCTCACTGGGCTAGCTGCTCCAGACAGCAACATGTTAATGGCAATGATGCAACATCAGCAACAATGGCAAAAGCAGCAGCAGCTGGAACAGCAACAGAAACAATCTGGTCTTTCTGAGGCCAACCATTCAATTAATGTGAAACCTTCTTGCCTTGTATTGCCTTCTCAATCGCCAGGTAATTTCCAAGTGGGAGATAGTCCTGGCTCCATTAGCCAGGCCTGCAGTTTGAGTAAATCTTCAATAATTGATTATAGAGTTCTCTCGCCACAGTCTAATAATTCATCAGCTGTGGTGCAAGTGTTAGACAGGGAACTCAAACCAGCATGTGGCTTAAACAGGCTCTCCACTGCAGCTTCTTTCACTCCTTTAGTCTCAGCATGCTCTGTTCATGCTGACAATAGTGTTGGTCTGCAGCTTCATAACTCTAGCTCGGCATTTGGTGCTTCTAAACAACTGCCAGGCTTTGTTCCTAACCATCTGGGCTTTCCAGTTTCATGTTATAGTAAACCAAGTCAGATTCTTGACCAGGGACCTACGAGAAATCCTGGAGTTGGTAAAGCTGCCTCCATTCCCAGTCGTTTTGCTGTAGACGAGTCTGATTCGCCAATGTGCAATTTCAGTACTGCAAAAGTTTATACTGAGGACACTAAAGTTAAGCAGGAGCCTAACATGAATATCATGGAAAATGCTAAAGTTGGACCAGCTCTTTTTCAAAACTTTCCATCTGGTGATCTTATGAGTGTCTTCAGCGACTAG